One window from the genome of Fodinibius saliphilus encodes:
- a CDS encoding GTP-binding protein — protein sequence MAKETFQRDKPHVNIGTIGHVDHGKTTLTAAITTVMAKHHGGVAKQFVDI from the coding sequence ATGGCAAAAGAAACATTTCAGCGGGATAAGCCGCACGTAAATATAGGAACGATTGGTCACGTTGACCACGGGAAAACAACCTTGACAGCTGCTATTACAACGGTAATGGCTAAGCATCACGGCGGAGTTGCCAAGCAGTTTGTCGATATTG